One genomic window of Hymenobacter sp. J193 includes the following:
- a CDS encoding reprolysin-like metallopeptidase: protein MSTRRAVRRLAGAGALLLLSVSASHAQRVLWADAPSAAAVSHPVVQRLGTYRPVNVQLTALRQVLAAAPSAETAARRSSAATVIALPLPNGTSGRFQLTTVPVLPAALAARFPQIVTYAGQGIDDPTATVRLDVTPAGLHAQILSASGTVYIDPAGAATHVVYDRSALTGAAPVCYVTSGRGVAQTARTQVSASGEQLRTYRIAVACTGEYARAKGGTVAGALAGITTSINRVSGIYERELAIRLQLVDNEETLIYLDPATDPYSNEVDDAALNTNQRIIDERIGTANYDIGHLFCTADGGLASMAVVCENGYKAQGGTGLPNPSGDAFDVDFVAHEIGHQFGASHTFNGTAGNCAGGNRESTTAYEPGSGTTIMAYAGICAPQNLQANSDPYFHAISLDEISTFAASGSGSACPALTSTANHAPTASAGSRYVLPIGTPFTLTGSGSDVDGNILTYCWEQFDKGAAGAPTAPRGSAPIFRSYAPTTSPARTFPNLADLLSNTTRVGEVLPSYARRLVFRLTTRDNRGGFAADTVLLPVVGTAGPFLVTEPAAAQTWLAGAPQRVAWDVARTNQAPINTQLVDILLSTDGGQTFPITLAAGTPNDGAQLVSIPSNTPATTQARIKVAAVGNIYFDISNQNSTIEVPAAATFALSRGGESAELTSCPGTTITTNLVLTALQGFSGSITLSASKLPAGVTATFSPATVTVFGPVQLTLTTPATLATGTYSVTITATAGSQVRTQTFSFRIPTAVTAAPALKAPAASSTSVSNLPVLSWAAAANATSYELQLATDADFAQPVFTQTDIIGTSFTLPTALTPGTTYFWRVRGHNASCSNGPFSEAASFTVGSIDCQTFVSTDVPKVLGVSAVATVSSTVVVESADKVADVNVRNLAVTYPDVSELIVALTSPTGQRVVLATDACAGTSGVQVSFDDQATAAVACPLSSNASAKPANPLSALQGLSANGTWTLTVQDQSNTLGGSLQAWTLELCTIRNTATATTTASALAGVSVFPNPGSGEFQLLLDNARRGTAQVQVLDALGREISRETFAKPGTRVQRPLLLPAQPAGLYLVRVQIDNAAPVTLRLTKL from the coding sequence TTGTCTACCCGGCGCGCTGTACGGCGGCTGGCCGGGGCCGGTGCGCTGCTGTTGCTGAGCGTATCTGCCTCCCACGCCCAGCGGGTGCTGTGGGCCGATGCGCCATCGGCCGCGGCCGTTAGCCACCCCGTGGTGCAGCGCCTGGGTACTTACCGGCCGGTGAACGTACAGCTGACGGCCCTGCGCCAGGTGCTGGCAGCCGCACCCTCGGCGGAAACCGCCGCACGCCGCAGCTCAGCCGCTACCGTTATAGCCCTGCCATTGCCCAACGGCACGTCCGGCCGCTTCCAGCTGACGACGGTGCCGGTGCTGCCCGCCGCGCTGGCAGCCCGCTTTCCGCAGATAGTCACCTACGCCGGCCAGGGCATCGACGACCCCACGGCCACCGTGCGGCTGGATGTGACGCCCGCGGGCTTGCACGCCCAGATTCTGTCGGCCTCCGGCACGGTGTACATCGACCCGGCCGGCGCGGCCACCCACGTGGTGTACGACCGTTCGGCCCTGACTGGCGCAGCCCCGGTGTGCTACGTAACCAGTGGCCGCGGGGTCGCCCAGACGGCCCGCACCCAGGTTAGTGCCAGCGGTGAGCAGCTCCGCACCTACCGCATTGCCGTGGCCTGCACCGGGGAGTACGCACGGGCGAAAGGCGGCACCGTGGCGGGCGCGCTGGCGGGCATTACCACCTCCATCAATCGGGTGAGCGGCATCTACGAAAGGGAGCTGGCCATCCGCCTGCAGCTGGTCGACAACGAAGAAACGCTGATCTACCTTGACCCGGCCACGGACCCGTATTCCAACGAGGTGGACGACGCGGCCCTGAACACCAATCAGCGCATTATCGACGAGAGAATCGGTACGGCGAACTACGATATTGGTCACCTCTTCTGCACCGCTGATGGGGGGCTGGCCTCGATGGCCGTGGTGTGCGAAAACGGCTATAAAGCCCAGGGCGGGACCGGCCTGCCCAACCCCTCCGGCGACGCCTTCGATGTGGACTTCGTGGCCCACGAAATCGGCCATCAGTTCGGGGCCAGCCATACCTTCAACGGCACGGCGGGCAACTGCGCGGGCGGCAACCGCGAAAGTACGACGGCCTACGAGCCAGGCAGCGGCACCACCATTATGGCCTACGCGGGCATTTGCGCCCCCCAGAATCTGCAGGCCAACTCCGACCCGTACTTCCACGCTATCAGCCTGGACGAAATCAGCACGTTTGCGGCCTCGGGCTCGGGTAGTGCCTGCCCGGCTCTTACCAGCACGGCCAACCACGCGCCCACGGCCTCGGCTGGCAGCCGCTACGTGCTGCCCATCGGCACCCCGTTTACGCTGACCGGCTCGGGCTCCGACGTGGACGGCAACATCCTGACGTACTGCTGGGAGCAGTTCGACAAGGGCGCCGCCGGCGCGCCTACCGCGCCCCGCGGGAGTGCGCCTATTTTCCGGTCGTATGCTCCAACGACCAGCCCAGCCCGCACGTTTCCGAACCTTGCCGACCTGCTGAGCAATACCACGCGCGTTGGGGAAGTGCTGCCTTCCTACGCCCGGCGGCTGGTTTTTCGGCTTACCACCCGCGACAACCGCGGTGGTTTCGCCGCCGACACCGTGCTGCTGCCCGTGGTGGGTACGGCCGGGCCATTTCTGGTGACGGAGCCCGCCGCCGCGCAGACGTGGTTGGCCGGCGCCCCGCAGCGCGTTGCCTGGGACGTGGCCCGCACCAATCAGGCCCCCATCAACACCCAGCTGGTTGACATTCTGCTTTCCACCGACGGGGGCCAGACGTTTCCCATTACGCTGGCGGCCGGTACGCCCAACGACGGTGCCCAGCTGGTTTCTATTCCGTCCAATACGCCGGCCACCACGCAGGCCCGCATCAAAGTGGCAGCCGTGGGCAACATCTACTTCGACATCTCCAACCAGAACAGCACGATTGAGGTGCCCGCCGCCGCTACGTTTGCCCTGAGCCGCGGGGGCGAAAGCGCCGAATTAACCTCCTGCCCCGGCACTACCATCACGACCAATCTGGTGCTGACGGCGCTGCAGGGCTTTTCGGGCAGCATCACACTCTCGGCCAGCAAGCTACCGGCAGGGGTTACGGCTACCTTTTCGCCTGCCACTGTAACAGTCTTCGGCCCGGTACAACTCACGCTCACCACACCGGCTACCCTGGCTACCGGAACCTATTCCGTTACTATCACCGCCACCGCCGGCAGCCAGGTGCGCACCCAAACCTTCAGCTTCCGGATTCCGACGGCCGTTACCGCCGCGCCTGCCCTGAAGGCTCCGGCCGCCAGCTCCACCAGCGTGTCGAACCTGCCGGTATTGAGCTGGGCTGCGGCTGCCAATGCCACCAGCTACGAGCTGCAGCTGGCTACGGACGCGGACTTCGCCCAACCCGTTTTTACGCAAACGGATATCATCGGCACCAGCTTCACACTGCCCACGGCGCTTACGCCCGGCACCACGTATTTCTGGCGTGTGCGGGGCCATAACGCTTCGTGCAGTAACGGTCCTTTTTCGGAGGCCGCCAGCTTCACTGTTGGTAGCATTGACTGTCAGACGTTCGTCAGCACGGATGTGCCCAAGGTGCTGGGCGTATCGGCGGTAGCTACGGTTTCCTCTACGGTGGTAGTTGAAAGCGCCGATAAAGTAGCGGATGTGAATGTGCGCAACCTGGCCGTTACCTATCCCGATGTATCGGAGCTGATTGTGGCGCTTACCTCCCCCACCGGGCAGCGCGTGGTGCTGGCTACCGATGCCTGCGCCGGTACCAGCGGCGTACAGGTTTCCTTCGATGACCAGGCTACGGCCGCTGTGGCCTGTCCGCTCTCCAGCAATGCCAGCGCGAAGCCTGCCAACCCGCTTTCTGCCCTGCAGGGCCTCTCCGCCAACGGCACCTGGACGCTGACGGTGCAGGACCAGAGCAACACGCTGGGCGGCAGTCTGCAGGCCTGGACGCTGGAACTGTGCACCATCCGCAACACGGCCACGGCCACCACTACGGCCAGCGCGCTGGCGGGCGTGTCGGTTTTCCCGAACCCCGGCTCCGGCGAGTTTCAGCTTTTGCTCGATAACGCCCGGCGCGGCACAGCGCAGGTACAGGTGCTTGATGCCTTAGGGCGCGAAATCAGCCGCGAAACCTTTGCCAAGCCTGGCACCCGCGTGCAGCGCCCTTTGCTGCTCCCGGCCCAGCCAGCCGGCCTCTACCTGGTGCGCGTACAGATTGACAACGCCGCCCCGGTCACGCTCCGACTGACGAAGCTATAA